The window acaagagagctcaataaataatgttacgaACGGCCGTTTTAATCCAGGGACAGGTGGTGCCAAAAAGCAGGGAGCAGCGTTGTAGAGCATCTAGTCGATGATTATCAAGTCTTGGTCGCAGAGATTATATTTTCAGGTGCATTTTATATTCTTTCACTCTCATAATATGACGAATTTAGGCGCAGGACCAAAGGCTTTACGTTCTTTTTGAGGCACGGTAGTATACACACATCTCCACGTTCCAGACAGCTAATTcgataaataaatctaagaacGTTTTTTATCGTGGTTTAAATCAGGGATATCGGGATTGCGGCCGTATATCTAGCACAACATATATACTgctacatacataacatatatgCTGTATTTATGTGATTAGCATAGTACAGTGTATCGTGTTACTGAGGTATTGTATTATCTGAGCGAAGTCACGGCGGATTACTAGTTAAAGCAAATgctttataaaaatacgatCGATTTCCAAATGTCGGGTCACTACTATTCGTATTTATTAACAAGGAGGAGAAACTGCTTGCGTAACGTCGTTGTTTTTATGAACTAGAGTGGGCGCTACTCTGGTTTCGAGCCGACCTTGCTTTCCTTTAATTAGCCACGTCACTGAGCACAGGTGATGGATCGGTCACCTGTTTTAAGACGTGGATTTATGCCACGATGTAATTACTGCTAGATATGACCACACTCTTGTGGTAGCTGCTTGTAATAATATCGTCTGATGATGTAGTATTTTTCTTACGATCAATAACAATTAAAGCGTATACTTCTTTTTGCGTCAGAATTGTTCCACTCCATCGTTTCATATAAAACATTGTGCTAAAACTAAGTCGTAAATTTTCTTCATATAGTCTAAATACATTTCACtttaatgctttagtttaaattaaaatttaggtGAGCATGTGTAAATTCGAACTTAAAAACTTCAGATTTTGGTAACAAATACCAATGATGTATGAAAATGAAGAACAATATAAGAAACttctagtaaaattttatatccgtGGTAACATGTCACCGCAAGTATGCTCTCAAAATCACGCAACTCACCACAGACTGGTTGATTTCGCTGGTTACATCTTATCTCTACAGAGCGAcctttcaaaatatacattaccggtacattttataattatttctccaGTAAATgtcattattgaattaataagaaGCTCATTAAACGaacgattacaatattttatttcacattacaTACTTTCACCTTCGACGTTGCACACGACGTTGGTTGTCAGATGATGCGAAACCGAGTGTAAGCGTAACAGTTATTACAGGCATATCGCTATTTTTTGCATCTGTGTTTTCTAAAAATGTAACCACATTCATAATAATTGCTTTGTTGACGATTTGCGCCACGACTTACGAGGCAATTCAAAgtcataatagaaaaaaaaaatgaaagagtAGACCACAAAAGTTCATAATTCTGCGAAAGCGATCGCCAGTTTTTCAATAAGCAATAAATATCGCAACGTAACGCAACGGTGGCACGCGCACGCGCCGCTAACAAGGCGCCCGGCCGTGTCATCGTTGTGCAATCTGCCCCACCCAGCACAACCATTTCTATCCAAGGCTCTAATTTAAGTCAAAGTgcggataaaatattttagtctcCCAAGACACGATTTCGAATTATAATTTGCTTAAAAGCTATCTTAAATATAGTCATCGCCATACGTGTaatgacattttgttttaatgtcaagtttttttttttcttaagaatattttattccatattcataattataaatttttacctAAAGAAAAGGaattaatgtcaaaataatgTCGTGtcaaagtacaaaaaaatattttttatctgttcatAATTTTGCTCGTATTTAGAAAGGATATACGTAGGAATTTTGACATATCAATTAAAGTAACAAAAGGTTAATGTCATCTTGGAATGCATGACGGTTAATGGAAGGTAACTaatgtgataatattttaaatattgaaacgtACGTCTTGTCGCCACACTGGATTATTGTCATTATGAACTGTTTTGGAACAATCGCTTCGTCTGTAACTTAAGCCACGCATTTTAGAAACGATTCCATTGAGGTGGTGTACATAATGAAACCTATACTTTGTTGCTAGAAATCGACTAGAATAGGGCGGcacttacttaataaaatttattgtgtaattaaaCGTAATCTTTTTCAAGGAACGTAAATTTAGCTATCGATCCTCAGCTCGATTAAGATTGTTATGAAATGAATGCTGTTGCATAAATCTGTTAGTTAATATTAAGCAGGATAGCCTCCTTTAGTACTATATCTGTTGTTACTTAATGGCCTGCGGAATTAAGACGACTATATTAATCTATTTTCATACTATGTCACTTAAATATGGCTACTCAGTGTTTTTCGTCATTGTTCTTCAAATTTGATAGAAAGCATAGAGCACAAATAAGtacagtataattatttatggattgaagtgttttttttttaaatttgataaacatAAATGATAACAGTAATGAAGATAGAATTTGACATAAATTACCAACGTCTGTCAGGCTAAGGAGAAACTATTAGACGGAGTTtcattagttaattataaaataataggttgatttgtgttttaatatatttttgtaattcaaaaTCAATACATATACTTTTAAAGTATGCCAGCGCGtttgatttgttattttacaaggttaaatttaattttatattaagctaCTATGGTTCGctctgttaattataatttatgtactcATTTTCAATCaaagaaatgtaattataattattttatacaattatacattaacCTATCCCGTATAAATATCAACGAATATTAACTCCATTTTTTTCtatcaattatataatgtaatgtttattaagccttatttgtttaagaaaataaacatgtgttttaaatttagttaggCAAATGCTTtgaggattttttattatagtcgAATATCCTTCCACaggaatgatttttaattttgtgaagTCAAAAGCTCGGTATTACAAATTTGTATCTCGTGTTTATACAGTATTTGTCACTGTTTCTATCAAAATACTTGATTTTATTATGGATATACATGattttgatgtaaatatattgtgacgcaaccgTAAGTATCTATATTTTACCAAAAACATCTCTGAGGccttaaaaatagatttaaccGATCGTTTTGAAgcgtgaatatataatttttacatttacattacaagaATTGCTTctgttttcagttttttttagtgATAAAACttcactttatttaatataatcagaaaacttattatttttattattaaaaataaaagctataaaaatagctttgtcaagtatgataaaattaattacaagtgCAAAAATATTCCATAGTCCCTCCCATACtttggtattttatattaatagttttaaataatttttaatatctacaGCAGTAACTGGATCGAATGAGAATTTAATGCTACATTTTGAAACATTAcgtgttaattaaatttttaattatggctgatttcatagttattttacaattacatagAAACAGTTAACAGTTATTTATAGCAGTAtataacacttattattatgtacaataaatttaagCTTGTTTATGCAATGGTAATAGACCTATCTGGCTTGTTTCACTGAAATTAATAGCAATAAAGTTTAATCATATCGTCTATCTCAAAGACAatctaaattctaaaatatattcctcgagcaatatgaaaaaaaaaaattctgagtTATATAACagtctataatatatatgtgtgaCGATTTTACTGAGGTCACTGGTTCAAATTCGGCTAAAGTACAGAGGTTTTATGtgcatatgtatttaaatttggttTTATAATTCGTCTCATCGTGAAAAAGCCTACATgtgtttaatgaaattctgacacatgtctGTCCATCAGTAGGTAGCATACGTTTTCGAAACCTTGAGGACCTTAAGAGGAATTTTGacctttttgtaattttatatttttattaaatattctttgggggtattaaataaagaaacacacattgatttattgttatttattttgacaaggTAATCGGTGACCTTCAAACGTCTAATAGGTATCAAAAGTACAAAACGACAAAGGTAATAATCTCTATTACTTATACAATCTAGTGATAAGTTAAATAGCATCTCTTACATGTTTAACAGTTTTGGTACGAGTATACTAAACAGTAAGGGCATGGCAAATTGTcggaatatacatacatatgtgtagGTAAAAGTTACATGAATTTTGAAAAGGGGGTAttcagtttatataaatatttgtccttaatatttaatagaaaaaaaatagtaagtttttatgtttaataaaatcgtttacaATTATTTCGTATAATACAGAAcatcgtttaataaaatatagttttattattatttacttattcaatgaaaatcatacatatattaatagaaaatacttttttattacattacacatCAATAATTATTGATGGTCAATACTATGTATATGCATAAAGATATTTAAGGAAGCTTGGAAATggaatcataatataaaatattaaatacttcataCTCGTAACAATAATAGAGATCTATCTATACTTAAAGGAACGTTTACATTAGTTCTTTGAGAGACTTTCGTCAATATATTTGATACAATAATCATATACACGGATCCAATTGCAgccaagtaataaataaaatcacagttgttttatcttaatttagtATAAGGATAGAAAACAAACGGTACGTTTGTTTATCGTTTTACAAaacactttataatatatattatataaaatctcagaattataaacaaatacttttaatttgcgtaatatttttaaacataacaatCAGGGCGTTACGACGTCCAACTCTAATAAACGTACTCTGTGGTTTCgccttaaacttaaataatttatccaacacacagtattatatattaaaataatattcactgATCAGATCATTTTTAAACAAGTTttctaacattttataaaattatttatatcttcaaTAAGCAACAAGTTATATGTTTATTGGTAACCGGCGTTTCCTCTCAGACTAAAACACTAATATACAACATCAAATGAagcaaaatttacaaaaaaaaaaaataatacaaaaagacTACTTACATCCATACGATTTAATctttatatctatatctaaAATAGCGAACACTCTGAACACTTATCCTATAAAGATACCTATTTACGTCTTTTATgcacaatgaatataaaataaaatctagctCGTATAACTTTATCGGTAGTAAAAATTCGGTACGCGTTCTAACTAAACTACTTTGAACAATAGCttcatatttacataaagtaTACCTATAACTTCCTCATAACCTTAAAGCCGACACGATGTTATTTCGTTGCATTTGATTGGGTCACTTTGTGAGAGATTAAAGATGCGGTAACGATTAAGAATATTGAATACATATACACTGTCATGGAACTTTACACAACAGATAATTACATTTACGTATTGTACTGTTAAAGGTATTATTTTACTTCGCAGCTCACAAATGATCAAGCATCAACTCACGTAGTGAATGACGTAcagttgtaattatatataacagtcATTTGGATGTATCGACCAGATTATTGTACAGTGGAATATTCCTTGAGTCACTATCAGGTATGGTCCGCGACACTAGCGGCCGTAGCAGCGCGGCGATTGGGTGCCACGCGTCCCATAAATGACCTTATCTCTTCGAAGTAGGTCTCCTCTGGAGATCTTCGACGGTTGTCGTCTCCGTTTTCTGCTTCGTGTTTCTTAAGGTGCCTGTCCAGATTCGTTTGCTGACCGAAACAACGGTCGCAATGACGACATCGGAAAGGTCGCTCCTTGTTATGAATATTTCGCACATGTCTTTGTAAATTTGAAGATATCGAGAAGGATCGTTCACAGTATTTACAACGGTAAGGTTGCTCGCCTGTGTGTGTCCGTAAATGTCTTGTCAAGTTTGCACTTCTTGGGAACGCTTTTCCACAATAGGAGCATGTGTAACGGTCACGTGCTCTATTTATTCCGGGATTTTGAGGAACTGGAGGGGCTCTCGGAGCTCCGGGTGCGAGAAGGGTCGCAGCAGCAGCCGGTAGGAATGGGTAGCGACCAAAAGACGCCGGTAGTGCTAAGGGGAGTCTTCTACAGAATTGTAGCAACGCTGGATGCGCTGGATGAGCTGGGTGTGTCGGGTGCGGAGGTGGCGAAGGAACAATAAGGTTGCAGTTTTCATCTTCTAACCGAGGTGGACGCTTGTGCGTTACTCTAAGGTCCAAAGGTTCATCAGC is drawn from Vanessa atalanta chromosome 16, ilVanAtal1.2, whole genome shotgun sequence and contains these coding sequences:
- the LOC125069809 gene encoding transcription factor hamlet-like encodes the protein MSACAAAAMREKHAAPRRLASPPSSPLERHPSPLGSPRADEPLDLRVTHKRPPRLEDENCNLIVPSPPPHPTHPAHPAHPALLQFCRRLPLALPASFGRYPFLPAAAATLLAPGAPRAPPVPQNPGINRARDRYTCSYCGKAFPRSANLTRHLRTHTGEQPYRCKYCERSFSISSNLQRHVRNIHNKERPFRCRHCDRCFGQQTNLDRHLKKHEAENGDDNRRRSPEETYFEEIRSFMGRVAPNRRAATAASVADHT